The following coding sequences are from one Rutidosis leptorrhynchoides isolate AG116_Rl617_1_P2 chromosome 11, CSIRO_AGI_Rlap_v1, whole genome shotgun sequence window:
- the LOC139877436 gene encoding uncharacterized protein At4g18257-like: protein MSSTDEMGKKKRVVVESLGWLTESSIMPKKHRAIAGVGPSSILELKAQLYKSQEEAKSNHLNTNPDQLDVHRAKKKITPKDTFSAKNSGVQDRSHKDKLEMKAVKDGSASYAALEKKAALYEKLAKGELSDEEDKEKYCVDFFSKSIVKEESLQPKGHYMFSTEVADHEPDKDDEPVLSETIATGLGRAAGTVDNDEHKRFVREVHEEVNQAREKVSELKVRRQEQMAVRREKLKQAYLRKQLEKLKAQSKEGNTT from the exons ATGAGCTCAACAGACGAAATGGGGAAGAAAAAAAGAGTGGTTGTTGAATCACTAGGATGGCTAACGGAATCATCAATCATGCCTAAAAAACACCGTGCAATCGCCGGTGTAGGTCCTTCATCAATTCTCGAACTTAAAGCTCAATTATACAAATCTCAAGAAGAAGCCAAATCTAATCATTTGAATACAAATCCTGATCAACTCGATGTCCATCGCGCTAAGAAGAAAATCACTCCCAAGGATACGTTTTCTGCCAAAAATTCCGGCGTTCAAGATCGTTCTCACAA GGATAAGCTCGAGATGAAAGCTGTCAAAGACGGGTCAGCAAGTTACGCAGCATTAGAGAAGAAAGCTGCACTGTATGAAAAGCTGGCAAAAGGAGAACTGTCCGATGAGGAAGATAAAGAAAAATACTGTGTTGACTTTTTCAGTAAGAGCATCGTAAAAGAAGAATCACTGCAACCTAAGGGACATTATATGTTTTCCACCGAAGTGGCAGATCATGAGCCTGATAAGGATGATGAGCCCGTTTTGTCTGAAACAATAGCTACGGGTCTCGGCAGGGCAGCTGGTACAGTAGACAATGATGAGCATAAGCGTTTTGTAAG GGAAGTTCATGAAGAAGTAAATCAAGCTCGGGAAAAAGTATCTGAATTGAAAGTTCGCAGACAAGAGCAGATGGCTGTACGACGTGAGAAGTTAAAACAGGCGTATTTAAGGAAACAATTGGAGAAGTTGAAAGCTCAATCTAAAGAAGGGAATACTACATGA